The Pan paniscus chromosome 1, NHGRI_mPanPan1-v2.0_pri, whole genome shotgun sequence genome has a segment encoding these proteins:
- the CDK11B gene encoding cyclin-dependent kinase 11B isoform X2, with translation MGDEKDSWKVKTLDEILQEKKRRKEQEEKAEIKRLKNSDDRDSKRDSLEEGELRDHRMEITIRNSPYRREDSMEDRGEEDDSLAIKPPQQMSRKEKAHHRKDEKRKEKRRHRSHSAEGGKHARVKEKEREHERRKRHREEQDKARREWERQKRREMAREHSRRERDRLEQLERKRERERKMREQQKEQREQKERERRAEERRKEREARREVSAHHRTMREDYSDKVKASHWSRSPPRPPRERFELGDSRKPVKEEKMEERDLLSDLQDISDSERKTSSAESSSAESGSGSEEEEEEEEEEEEEGSTSEESEEEEEEEEEEEEETGSNSEEASEQSAEEVSEEEMSEDEERENENHLLVVPESRFDRDSGESEEAEEEVGEGTPQSSALTEGDYVPDSPALSPIELKQELPKYLPALQGCRSVEEFQCLNRIEEGTYGVVYRAKDKKTDEIVALKRLKMEKEKEGFPITSLREINTILKAQHPNIVTVREIVVGSNMDKIYIVMNYVEHDLKSLMETMKQPFLPGEVKTLMIQLLRGVKHLHDNWILHRDLKTSNLLLSHAGILKVGDFGLAREYGSPLKAYTPVVVTLWYRAPELLLGAKEYSTAVDMWSVGCIFGELLTQKPLFPGKSEIDQINKVFKDLGTPSEKIWPGYSELPAVKKMTFSEHPYNNLRKRFGALLSDQGFDLMNKFLTYFPGRRISAEDGLKHEYFRETPLPIDPSMFPTWPAKSEQQRVKRGTSPRPPEGGLGYSQLGDDDLKETGFHLTTTNQGASAAGPGFSLKF, from the exons ATGGGTGATGAAAAGGACTCTTGGAAAGTGAAAACTTTAGATGAAATTCTTCAGGAAAAGAAACGAAGGAAGGAACAAGAGGAGAAAGCAGAGATAAAACGCTTAAAAAAT TCTGATGACCGGGATTCCAAGCGGGATTCCCTTGAGGAGGGGGAGCTGAGAGATCACCGCATGGAGATCACAATAAGGAACTCCCCGTATAGAAGAGAAGACTCTATGGAAGACAG AGGAGAAGAAGATGATTCTTTGGCCATCAAACCACCCCAGCAAATGTCTCGGAAAGAAAAAGCTCATcacagaaaagatgaaaagagaaaagagaaacgtAGGCATCGTAGCCATTCAGCAGAAGGGG GGAAGCATGCtagagtgaaagaaaaagaaagagagcacGAACGTCGGAAACGACATCGAGAAGAACAGGATAAAGCTCGCCGGGAATGGGAAAGACAGAAGAGAAGGGAGATGGCAAGGGAGCATTCCCGGAGAGAAAG GGACCGCTTGGAGCAGTTAGAAAGGAAGCGGGAGCGGGAGCGCAAGATGCGGGAGCAGCAGAAGGAGCAGCGGGAGCAGAAGGAGCGCGAGCGGCGGGCGGAGGAGCGGCGCAAGGAGCGGGAGGCCCGCAGGGAAG TGTCTGCACATCACCGAACGATGAGAGAGGACTACAGCGACAAAGTGAAAGCCAGCCACTGGAGTCGCAGCCCGCCTCGGCCGCCGCGGGAGCGGTTCGAGTTGGGAGACAGCCGGAAGCCAG taaaagaagagaaaatggaagaaagggaCCTGCTGTCCGACTTACAGGACATCAGCGACAGCGAGAGGAAGACCAGCTCGGCCGAGTCCTCGTCAG CGGAATCAGGCTCAGGttctgaggaggaagaggaggaggaggaagaggaggaggaggaagggagcacCAGTGAAGaatcagaggaggaggaggaggaagaggaggaggaggaggaggagaccgGCAGCAACTCTGAGGAGGCGTCAGAGCAGTCTGCCG AAGAAGTAAGTGAGGAAGAAATGAGTGAAGATGAAGAACGAGAAAATGAAAACCACCTCTTGGTTG TTCCAGAGTCACGGTTCGACCGAGATTCCGGGGAGAGTGAAGAAGCAGAGGAAGAAGTGGGTGAGGGAACGCCGCAGAGCAGCGCCCTGACAGAGGGCGACTATGTGCCGGACTCCCCTGCCCTGTCGCCCATCGAGCTCAAGCAGGAGCTGCCCAAGTACCTGCCGGCCCTGCAG GGCTGCCGGAGCGTCGAGGAGTTCCAGTGCCTGAACAGGATTGAGGAGGGCACCTATGGAGTGGTCTACAgagcaaaagacaagaaaacag ATGAAATTGTGGCTCTAAAGCGGCTGAagatggagaaggagaaggagggctTCCCGATCACGTCCCTGAgggagatcaacaccatcctcaAGGCCCAGCATCCCAACATCGTCACCGTTAGA GAGATTGTGGTGGGCAGCAACATGGACAAGATCTACATCGTGATGAACTATGTGGAGCACGACCTCAAGAGCCTGATGGAGACCATGAAACAGCCCTTCCTGCCAG gggAGGTGAAGACCCTGATGATCCAGCTGCTGCGTGGGGTGAAGCACCTGCACGACAACTGGATCCTGCACCGTGACCTCAAGACGTCCAACCTGCTGCTGAGCCACGCCGGCATCCTCAAG GTGGGTGACTTCGGGCTGGCGCGGGAGTACGGATCCCCTCTGAAGGCCTACACCCCGGTCGTGGTGACCCTGTGGTACCGCGCCCCAGAGCTGCTGCTTGGTGCCAAG GAATACTCCACAGCCGTGGACATGTGGTCAGTGGGCTGCATCTTCGGGGAGCTGCTGACTCAGAAGCCTCTGTTCCCCGGGAAGTCAGAAATCGATCAGATCAACAAGGTGTTCAAG GATCTGGGGACCCCTAGTGAGAAAATCTGGCCCGGCTACAGCGAGCTCCCAGCAGTCAAGAAGATGACCTTCAGCGAGCACCCCTACAACAACCTCCGCAAGCGCTTCGGGGCTCTGCTCTCAGACCAGGGCTTCGACCTCATGAACAA GTTCCTGACCTACTTCCCCGGGAGGAGGATCAGTGCTGAGGACGGCCTGAAGCATGAGTATTTCCGCGAGACCCCCCTCCCCATCGACCCCTCCATGTTCCCCACGTGGCCCGCCAAGAGTGAGCAGCAGCGTGTGAAGCGGGGCACCAGCCCGAGGCCCCCTGAGGGAGGCCTGGGCTACAGCCAGCTG GGTGACGACGACCTGAAGGAGACGGGCTTCCACCTTACCACCACGAACCAGGGGGCCTCTGCCGCGGGCCCCGGCTTCAGCCTCAAGTTCTGA
- the CDK11B gene encoding cyclin-dependent kinase 11B isoform X1, with protein MGDEKDSWKVKTLDEILQEKKRRKEQEEKAEIKRLKNSDDRDSKRDSLEEGELRDHRMEITIRNSPYRREDSMEDRGEEDDSLAIKPPQQMSRKEKAHHRKDEKRKEKRRHRSHSAEGGKHARVKEKEREHERRKRHREEQDKARREWERQKRREMAREHSRRERGNDGVCLFRDRLEQLERKRERERKMREQQKEQREQKERERRAEERRKEREARREVSAHHRTMREDYSDKVKASHWSRSPPRPPRERFELGDSRKPVKEEKMEERDLLSDLQDISDSERKTSSAESSSAESGSGSEEEEEEEEEEEEEGSTSEESEEEEEEEEEEEEETGSNSEEASEQSAEEVSEEEMSEDEERENENHLLVVPESRFDRDSGESEEAEEEVGEGTPQSSALTEGDYVPDSPALSPIELKQELPKYLPALQGCRSVEEFQCLNRIEEGTYGVVYRAKDKKTDEIVALKRLKMEKEKEGFPITSLREINTILKAQHPNIVTVREIVVGSNMDKIYIVMNYVEHDLKSLMETMKQPFLPGEVKTLMIQLLRGVKHLHDNWILHRDLKTSNLLLSHAGILKVGDFGLAREYGSPLKAYTPVVVTLWYRAPELLLGAKEYSTAVDMWSVGCIFGELLTQKPLFPGKSEIDQINKVFKDLGTPSEKIWPGYSELPAVKKMTFSEHPYNNLRKRFGALLSDQGFDLMNKFLTYFPGRRISAEDGLKHEYFRETPLPIDPSMFPTWPAKSEQQRVKRGTSPRPPEGGLGYSQLGDDDLKETGFHLTTTNQGASAAGPGFSLKF; from the exons ATGGGTGATGAAAAGGACTCTTGGAAAGTGAAAACTTTAGATGAAATTCTTCAGGAAAAGAAACGAAGGAAGGAACAAGAGGAGAAAGCAGAGATAAAACGCTTAAAAAAT TCTGATGACCGGGATTCCAAGCGGGATTCCCTTGAGGAGGGGGAGCTGAGAGATCACCGCATGGAGATCACAATAAGGAACTCCCCGTATAGAAGAGAAGACTCTATGGAAGACAG AGGAGAAGAAGATGATTCTTTGGCCATCAAACCACCCCAGCAAATGTCTCGGAAAGAAAAAGCTCATcacagaaaagatgaaaagagaaaagagaaacgtAGGCATCGTAGCCATTCAGCAGAAGGGG GGAAGCATGCtagagtgaaagaaaaagaaagagagcacGAACGTCGGAAACGACATCGAGAAGAACAGGATAAAGCTCGCCGGGAATGGGAAAGACAGAAGAGAAGGGAGATGGCAAGGGAGCATTCCCGGAGAGAAAG GGGGAATGATGGCGTGTGCCTCTTCAGGGACCGCTTGGAGCAGTTAGAAAGGAAGCGGGAGCGGGAGCGCAAGATGCGGGAGCAGCAGAAGGAGCAGCGGGAGCAGAAGGAGCGCGAGCGGCGGGCGGAGGAGCGGCGCAAGGAGCGGGAGGCCCGCAGGGAAG TGTCTGCACATCACCGAACGATGAGAGAGGACTACAGCGACAAAGTGAAAGCCAGCCACTGGAGTCGCAGCCCGCCTCGGCCGCCGCGGGAGCGGTTCGAGTTGGGAGACAGCCGGAAGCCAG taaaagaagagaaaatggaagaaagggaCCTGCTGTCCGACTTACAGGACATCAGCGACAGCGAGAGGAAGACCAGCTCGGCCGAGTCCTCGTCAG CGGAATCAGGCTCAGGttctgaggaggaagaggaggaggaggaagaggaggaggaggaagggagcacCAGTGAAGaatcagaggaggaggaggaggaagaggaggaggaggaggaggagaccgGCAGCAACTCTGAGGAGGCGTCAGAGCAGTCTGCCG AAGAAGTAAGTGAGGAAGAAATGAGTGAAGATGAAGAACGAGAAAATGAAAACCACCTCTTGGTTG TTCCAGAGTCACGGTTCGACCGAGATTCCGGGGAGAGTGAAGAAGCAGAGGAAGAAGTGGGTGAGGGAACGCCGCAGAGCAGCGCCCTGACAGAGGGCGACTATGTGCCGGACTCCCCTGCCCTGTCGCCCATCGAGCTCAAGCAGGAGCTGCCCAAGTACCTGCCGGCCCTGCAG GGCTGCCGGAGCGTCGAGGAGTTCCAGTGCCTGAACAGGATTGAGGAGGGCACCTATGGAGTGGTCTACAgagcaaaagacaagaaaacag ATGAAATTGTGGCTCTAAAGCGGCTGAagatggagaaggagaaggagggctTCCCGATCACGTCCCTGAgggagatcaacaccatcctcaAGGCCCAGCATCCCAACATCGTCACCGTTAGA GAGATTGTGGTGGGCAGCAACATGGACAAGATCTACATCGTGATGAACTATGTGGAGCACGACCTCAAGAGCCTGATGGAGACCATGAAACAGCCCTTCCTGCCAG gggAGGTGAAGACCCTGATGATCCAGCTGCTGCGTGGGGTGAAGCACCTGCACGACAACTGGATCCTGCACCGTGACCTCAAGACGTCCAACCTGCTGCTGAGCCACGCCGGCATCCTCAAG GTGGGTGACTTCGGGCTGGCGCGGGAGTACGGATCCCCTCTGAAGGCCTACACCCCGGTCGTGGTGACCCTGTGGTACCGCGCCCCAGAGCTGCTGCTTGGTGCCAAG GAATACTCCACAGCCGTGGACATGTGGTCAGTGGGCTGCATCTTCGGGGAGCTGCTGACTCAGAAGCCTCTGTTCCCCGGGAAGTCAGAAATCGATCAGATCAACAAGGTGTTCAAG GATCTGGGGACCCCTAGTGAGAAAATCTGGCCCGGCTACAGCGAGCTCCCAGCAGTCAAGAAGATGACCTTCAGCGAGCACCCCTACAACAACCTCCGCAAGCGCTTCGGGGCTCTGCTCTCAGACCAGGGCTTCGACCTCATGAACAA GTTCCTGACCTACTTCCCCGGGAGGAGGATCAGTGCTGAGGACGGCCTGAAGCATGAGTATTTCCGCGAGACCCCCCTCCCCATCGACCCCTCCATGTTCCCCACGTGGCCCGCCAAGAGTGAGCAGCAGCGTGTGAAGCGGGGCACCAGCCCGAGGCCCCCTGAGGGAGGCCTGGGCTACAGCCAGCTG GGTGACGACGACCTGAAGGAGACGGGCTTCCACCTTACCACCACGAACCAGGGGGCCTCTGCCGCGGGCCCCGGCTTCAGCCTCAAGTTCTGA
- the CDK11B gene encoding cyclin-dependent kinase 11B isoform X4 has protein sequence MGDEKDSWKVKTLDEILQEKKRRKEQEEKAEIKRLKNSDDRDSKRDSLEEGELRDHRMEITIRNSPYRREDSMEDRGEEDDSLAIKPPQQMSRKEKAHHRKDEKRKEKRKHARVKEKEREHERRKRHREEQDKARREWERQKRREMAREHSRRERDRLEQLERKRERERKMREQQKEQREQKERERRAEERRKEREARREVSAHHRTMREDYSDKVKASHWSRSPPRPPRERFELGDSRKPVKEEKMEERDLLSDLQDISDSERKTSSAESSSAESGSGSEEEEEEEEEEEEEGSTSEESEEEEEEEEEEEEETGSNSEEASEQSAEEVSEEEMSEDEERENENHLLVVPESRFDRDSGESEEAEEEVGEGTPQSSALTEGDYVPDSPALSPIELKQELPKYLPALQGCRSVEEFQCLNRIEEGTYGVVYRAKDKKTDEIVALKRLKMEKEKEGFPITSLREINTILKAQHPNIVTVREIVVGSNMDKIYIVMNYVEHDLKSLMETMKQPFLPGEVKTLMIQLLRGVKHLHDNWILHRDLKTSNLLLSHAGILKVGDFGLAREYGSPLKAYTPVVVTLWYRAPELLLGAKEYSTAVDMWSVGCIFGELLTQKPLFPGKSEIDQINKVFKDLGTPSEKIWPGYSELPAVKKMTFSEHPYNNLRKRFGALLSDQGFDLMNKFLTYFPGRRISAEDGLKHEYFRETPLPIDPSMFPTWPAKSEQQRVKRGTSPRPPEGGLGYSQLGDDDLKETGFHLTTTNQGASAAGPGFSLKF, from the exons ATGGGTGATGAAAAGGACTCTTGGAAAGTGAAAACTTTAGATGAAATTCTTCAGGAAAAGAAACGAAGGAAGGAACAAGAGGAGAAAGCAGAGATAAAACGCTTAAAAAAT TCTGATGACCGGGATTCCAAGCGGGATTCCCTTGAGGAGGGGGAGCTGAGAGATCACCGCATGGAGATCACAATAAGGAACTCCCCGTATAGAAGAGAAGACTCTATGGAAGACAG AGGAGAAGAAGATGATTCTTTGGCCATCAAACCACCCCAGCAAATGTCTCGGAAAGAAAAAGCTCATcacagaaaagatgaaaagagaaaagagaaac GGAAGCATGCtagagtgaaagaaaaagaaagagagcacGAACGTCGGAAACGACATCGAGAAGAACAGGATAAAGCTCGCCGGGAATGGGAAAGACAGAAGAGAAGGGAGATGGCAAGGGAGCATTCCCGGAGAGAAAG GGACCGCTTGGAGCAGTTAGAAAGGAAGCGGGAGCGGGAGCGCAAGATGCGGGAGCAGCAGAAGGAGCAGCGGGAGCAGAAGGAGCGCGAGCGGCGGGCGGAGGAGCGGCGCAAGGAGCGGGAGGCCCGCAGGGAAG TGTCTGCACATCACCGAACGATGAGAGAGGACTACAGCGACAAAGTGAAAGCCAGCCACTGGAGTCGCAGCCCGCCTCGGCCGCCGCGGGAGCGGTTCGAGTTGGGAGACAGCCGGAAGCCAG taaaagaagagaaaatggaagaaagggaCCTGCTGTCCGACTTACAGGACATCAGCGACAGCGAGAGGAAGACCAGCTCGGCCGAGTCCTCGTCAG CGGAATCAGGCTCAGGttctgaggaggaagaggaggaggaggaagaggaggaggaggaagggagcacCAGTGAAGaatcagaggaggaggaggaggaagaggaggaggaggaggaggagaccgGCAGCAACTCTGAGGAGGCGTCAGAGCAGTCTGCCG AAGAAGTAAGTGAGGAAGAAATGAGTGAAGATGAAGAACGAGAAAATGAAAACCACCTCTTGGTTG TTCCAGAGTCACGGTTCGACCGAGATTCCGGGGAGAGTGAAGAAGCAGAGGAAGAAGTGGGTGAGGGAACGCCGCAGAGCAGCGCCCTGACAGAGGGCGACTATGTGCCGGACTCCCCTGCCCTGTCGCCCATCGAGCTCAAGCAGGAGCTGCCCAAGTACCTGCCGGCCCTGCAG GGCTGCCGGAGCGTCGAGGAGTTCCAGTGCCTGAACAGGATTGAGGAGGGCACCTATGGAGTGGTCTACAgagcaaaagacaagaaaacag ATGAAATTGTGGCTCTAAAGCGGCTGAagatggagaaggagaaggagggctTCCCGATCACGTCCCTGAgggagatcaacaccatcctcaAGGCCCAGCATCCCAACATCGTCACCGTTAGA GAGATTGTGGTGGGCAGCAACATGGACAAGATCTACATCGTGATGAACTATGTGGAGCACGACCTCAAGAGCCTGATGGAGACCATGAAACAGCCCTTCCTGCCAG gggAGGTGAAGACCCTGATGATCCAGCTGCTGCGTGGGGTGAAGCACCTGCACGACAACTGGATCCTGCACCGTGACCTCAAGACGTCCAACCTGCTGCTGAGCCACGCCGGCATCCTCAAG GTGGGTGACTTCGGGCTGGCGCGGGAGTACGGATCCCCTCTGAAGGCCTACACCCCGGTCGTGGTGACCCTGTGGTACCGCGCCCCAGAGCTGCTGCTTGGTGCCAAG GAATACTCCACAGCCGTGGACATGTGGTCAGTGGGCTGCATCTTCGGGGAGCTGCTGACTCAGAAGCCTCTGTTCCCCGGGAAGTCAGAAATCGATCAGATCAACAAGGTGTTCAAG GATCTGGGGACCCCTAGTGAGAAAATCTGGCCCGGCTACAGCGAGCTCCCAGCAGTCAAGAAGATGACCTTCAGCGAGCACCCCTACAACAACCTCCGCAAGCGCTTCGGGGCTCTGCTCTCAGACCAGGGCTTCGACCTCATGAACAA GTTCCTGACCTACTTCCCCGGGAGGAGGATCAGTGCTGAGGACGGCCTGAAGCATGAGTATTTCCGCGAGACCCCCCTCCCCATCGACCCCTCCATGTTCCCCACGTGGCCCGCCAAGAGTGAGCAGCAGCGTGTGAAGCGGGGCACCAGCCCGAGGCCCCCTGAGGGAGGCCTGGGCTACAGCCAGCTG GGTGACGACGACCTGAAGGAGACGGGCTTCCACCTTACCACCACGAACCAGGGGGCCTCTGCCGCGGGCCCCGGCTTCAGCCTCAAGTTCTGA
- the CDK11B gene encoding cyclin-dependent kinase 11B isoform X3, giving the protein MGDEKDSWKVKTLDEILQEKKRRKEQEEKAEIKRLKNSDDRDSKRDSLEEGELRDHRMEITIRNSPYRREDSMEDRGEEDDSLAIKPPQQMSRKEKAHHRKDEKRKEKRKHARVKEKEREHERRKRHREEQDKARREWERQKRREMAREHSRRERGNDGVCLFRDRLEQLERKRERERKMREQQKEQREQKERERRAEERRKEREARREVSAHHRTMREDYSDKVKASHWSRSPPRPPRERFELGDSRKPVKEEKMEERDLLSDLQDISDSERKTSSAESSSAESGSGSEEEEEEEEEEEEEGSTSEESEEEEEEEEEEEEETGSNSEEASEQSAEEVSEEEMSEDEERENENHLLVVPESRFDRDSGESEEAEEEVGEGTPQSSALTEGDYVPDSPALSPIELKQELPKYLPALQGCRSVEEFQCLNRIEEGTYGVVYRAKDKKTDEIVALKRLKMEKEKEGFPITSLREINTILKAQHPNIVTVREIVVGSNMDKIYIVMNYVEHDLKSLMETMKQPFLPGEVKTLMIQLLRGVKHLHDNWILHRDLKTSNLLLSHAGILKVGDFGLAREYGSPLKAYTPVVVTLWYRAPELLLGAKEYSTAVDMWSVGCIFGELLTQKPLFPGKSEIDQINKVFKDLGTPSEKIWPGYSELPAVKKMTFSEHPYNNLRKRFGALLSDQGFDLMNKFLTYFPGRRISAEDGLKHEYFRETPLPIDPSMFPTWPAKSEQQRVKRGTSPRPPEGGLGYSQLGDDDLKETGFHLTTTNQGASAAGPGFSLKF; this is encoded by the exons ATGGGTGATGAAAAGGACTCTTGGAAAGTGAAAACTTTAGATGAAATTCTTCAGGAAAAGAAACGAAGGAAGGAACAAGAGGAGAAAGCAGAGATAAAACGCTTAAAAAAT TCTGATGACCGGGATTCCAAGCGGGATTCCCTTGAGGAGGGGGAGCTGAGAGATCACCGCATGGAGATCACAATAAGGAACTCCCCGTATAGAAGAGAAGACTCTATGGAAGACAG AGGAGAAGAAGATGATTCTTTGGCCATCAAACCACCCCAGCAAATGTCTCGGAAAGAAAAAGCTCATcacagaaaagatgaaaagagaaaagagaaac GGAAGCATGCtagagtgaaagaaaaagaaagagagcacGAACGTCGGAAACGACATCGAGAAGAACAGGATAAAGCTCGCCGGGAATGGGAAAGACAGAAGAGAAGGGAGATGGCAAGGGAGCATTCCCGGAGAGAAAG GGGGAATGATGGCGTGTGCCTCTTCAGGGACCGCTTGGAGCAGTTAGAAAGGAAGCGGGAGCGGGAGCGCAAGATGCGGGAGCAGCAGAAGGAGCAGCGGGAGCAGAAGGAGCGCGAGCGGCGGGCGGAGGAGCGGCGCAAGGAGCGGGAGGCCCGCAGGGAAG TGTCTGCACATCACCGAACGATGAGAGAGGACTACAGCGACAAAGTGAAAGCCAGCCACTGGAGTCGCAGCCCGCCTCGGCCGCCGCGGGAGCGGTTCGAGTTGGGAGACAGCCGGAAGCCAG taaaagaagagaaaatggaagaaagggaCCTGCTGTCCGACTTACAGGACATCAGCGACAGCGAGAGGAAGACCAGCTCGGCCGAGTCCTCGTCAG CGGAATCAGGCTCAGGttctgaggaggaagaggaggaggaggaagaggaggaggaggaagggagcacCAGTGAAGaatcagaggaggaggaggaggaagaggaggaggaggaggaggagaccgGCAGCAACTCTGAGGAGGCGTCAGAGCAGTCTGCCG AAGAAGTAAGTGAGGAAGAAATGAGTGAAGATGAAGAACGAGAAAATGAAAACCACCTCTTGGTTG TTCCAGAGTCACGGTTCGACCGAGATTCCGGGGAGAGTGAAGAAGCAGAGGAAGAAGTGGGTGAGGGAACGCCGCAGAGCAGCGCCCTGACAGAGGGCGACTATGTGCCGGACTCCCCTGCCCTGTCGCCCATCGAGCTCAAGCAGGAGCTGCCCAAGTACCTGCCGGCCCTGCAG GGCTGCCGGAGCGTCGAGGAGTTCCAGTGCCTGAACAGGATTGAGGAGGGCACCTATGGAGTGGTCTACAgagcaaaagacaagaaaacag ATGAAATTGTGGCTCTAAAGCGGCTGAagatggagaaggagaaggagggctTCCCGATCACGTCCCTGAgggagatcaacaccatcctcaAGGCCCAGCATCCCAACATCGTCACCGTTAGA GAGATTGTGGTGGGCAGCAACATGGACAAGATCTACATCGTGATGAACTATGTGGAGCACGACCTCAAGAGCCTGATGGAGACCATGAAACAGCCCTTCCTGCCAG gggAGGTGAAGACCCTGATGATCCAGCTGCTGCGTGGGGTGAAGCACCTGCACGACAACTGGATCCTGCACCGTGACCTCAAGACGTCCAACCTGCTGCTGAGCCACGCCGGCATCCTCAAG GTGGGTGACTTCGGGCTGGCGCGGGAGTACGGATCCCCTCTGAAGGCCTACACCCCGGTCGTGGTGACCCTGTGGTACCGCGCCCCAGAGCTGCTGCTTGGTGCCAAG GAATACTCCACAGCCGTGGACATGTGGTCAGTGGGCTGCATCTTCGGGGAGCTGCTGACTCAGAAGCCTCTGTTCCCCGGGAAGTCAGAAATCGATCAGATCAACAAGGTGTTCAAG GATCTGGGGACCCCTAGTGAGAAAATCTGGCCCGGCTACAGCGAGCTCCCAGCAGTCAAGAAGATGACCTTCAGCGAGCACCCCTACAACAACCTCCGCAAGCGCTTCGGGGCTCTGCTCTCAGACCAGGGCTTCGACCTCATGAACAA GTTCCTGACCTACTTCCCCGGGAGGAGGATCAGTGCTGAGGACGGCCTGAAGCATGAGTATTTCCGCGAGACCCCCCTCCCCATCGACCCCTCCATGTTCCCCACGTGGCCCGCCAAGAGTGAGCAGCAGCGTGTGAAGCGGGGCACCAGCCCGAGGCCCCCTGAGGGAGGCCTGGGCTACAGCCAGCTG GGTGACGACGACCTGAAGGAGACGGGCTTCCACCTTACCACCACGAACCAGGGGGCCTCTGCCGCGGGCCCCGGCTTCAGCCTCAAGTTCTGA